In one window of Deltaproteobacteria bacterium DNA:
- a CDS encoding TIGR00730 family Rossman fold protein: MTKAREGRRNSRVTVEELIAEMHRTVDGLGEDGASRADLKLLSRALKELRRAIRFFDGFRGRPKVTVFGSARLPAGSPAYRQAELFGRAMARSGWFVVTGAGEGIMEAAHVGAGREHSIGVNILLPFEQPGNTVMERNPHLIQTKYFFTRKLLFLKESSGVVLFPGGFGTMDEAFEVLTLLQTGKTHPFPVVLVDEPGGAYWATWRRFLENSLLKSGMISAEDFSLFRITSSVEEAVREIHGYYRVFHSMRYAGRDLVIRIREPLGPDALAALNRDFPDLLVEGSISQGKALPEEADEPEIADLPRIVFRFNSRSHGRLRQLIDHLNRSAGEDP, from the coding sequence GTGACGAAGGCCCGGGAGGGTAGAAGGAATTCCCGGGTGACCGTGGAGGAACTTATCGCCGAGATGCACAGGACCGTCGACGGGTTGGGGGAAGACGGGGCAAGCCGGGCGGACCTGAAGCTCCTCTCCCGCGCCCTGAAGGAACTTCGCCGCGCCATCCGGTTCTTCGACGGATTCAGGGGACGCCCCAAGGTGACGGTATTCGGGTCGGCGCGTCTGCCCGCGGGTTCCCCCGCGTACCGGCAGGCGGAATTATTCGGCAGGGCGATGGCGCGGTCCGGGTGGTTCGTCGTCACCGGCGCCGGCGAGGGGATCATGGAGGCGGCCCACGTCGGAGCCGGGCGGGAGCACTCGATCGGGGTGAACATCCTGCTCCCGTTCGAGCAGCCCGGAAATACGGTGATGGAGAGGAACCCGCATCTCATCCAAACGAAATATTTCTTCACCAGGAAGCTGCTCTTTCTCAAGGAGTCGAGCGGCGTCGTCCTCTTTCCCGGAGGGTTCGGGACGATGGATGAGGCATTCGAGGTGTTGACCCTTCTCCAGACGGGGAAGACCCACCCTTTTCCCGTCGTGCTGGTGGACGAACCCGGGGGGGCCTACTGGGCGACGTGGCGCCGGTTCCTGGAGAACAGCCTGCTGAAATCGGGAATGATCTCCGCCGAAGATTTCTCCCTGTTCCGGATCACCTCGAGCGTGGAGGAAGCCGTCCGGGAGATCCACGGCTATTACCGGGTGTTCCACAGCATGAGGTACGCGGGCCGGGACCTGGTGATCCGTATCCGGGAGCCTCTCGGCCCCGATGCGCTCGCCGCCCTGAACAGGGATTTTCCGGATCTCCTCGTGGAGGGATCGATCTCCCAGGGGAAAGCCCTCCCCGAGGAGGCGGACGAGCCGGAGATCGCCGATCTGCCCCGGATCGTTTTCCGGTTCAACAGCCGCAGCCATGGCCGGCTTCGCCAGTTGATCGACCATCTCAATCGATCGGCCGGCGAAGATCCCTGA
- a CDS encoding NAD(P)H-binding protein: MYSAFMQYNEVFVTGGTGLLGRHVCRALIGHGFLPRLLVRTGSEGKIDSDVRERCRVTPGDLTVREGVEMGAQGTSAIVHLAGVWKEQPRRGITFEKAHVQATANVLHAASVWGIGRLIFVGVAGARPGDPVPFLDARGRAEALVRGTDRSWTVFRPAPWYDLRDGKPRVSTEYLEGLAGAIAESVHRQDTVGRVYEAASTDRFPWEERSGARR; this comes from the coding sequence ATGTATAGCGCCTTCATGCAATACAACGAGGTCTTCGTCACGGGGGGCACCGGCCTCCTCGGCCGGCACGTCTGCCGGGCGCTGATCGGGCACGGTTTCCTGCCCCGCCTCCTCGTGCGGACGGGGTCGGAGGGGAAAATAGATTCGGATGTCCGCGAGCGGTGCCGGGTAACCCCGGGGGACCTGACGGTCCGCGAGGGCGTGGAGATGGGAGCCCAGGGGACCTCGGCGATCGTGCACCTCGCGGGGGTGTGGAAGGAGCAACCTCGACGGGGAATCACGTTCGAGAAGGCGCACGTGCAGGCGACGGCCAACGTCCTCCACGCCGCTTCGGTCTGGGGGATCGGTCGGCTGATTTTTGTCGGCGTCGCGGGGGCACGCCCCGGGGACCCGGTTCCGTTCCTCGATGCCAGGGGGAGGGCGGAGGCGCTGGTGCGGGGGACGGATCGTTCGTGGACCGTGTTCCGCCCCGCTCCCTGGTACGATCTCCGCGACGGGAAACCGCGGGTCTCCACGGAATACCTGGAGGGGTTGGCGGGGGCCATCGCCGAATCGGTTCACCGGCAGGATACGGTCGGCCGTGTGTACGAGGCGGCGTCCACAGACCGGTTCCCGTGGGAGGAACGCTCGGGAGCACGAAGATAA